One region of Micromonospora ureilytica genomic DNA includes:
- a CDS encoding pyridoxal phosphate-dependent decarboxylase family protein encodes MIDENRVEAGALSAAGVPAERVLEEVRQLRGADRPTHGGRLFAYVYDPAVPGLDELAASAHRESAHVNGLDPTAFPSLLAMENALVGAAGRVLGAGPGTTAPDVVGSVTSGGTESLILAVKAARDAHPEITEPRILVPSSAHAAFAKAAHYLRVALDVVPVSPDTLRPDPAAMAAAIRPETVLVACSAPSYAHGVVDPVTQIAAAAAEAGVRCHVDACFGGWTLPYLRRLGEPVPAFDFAVPGVTSISVDLHKYAYAPKGVSVLLHRDATLRAPQYFAYADWPGYTMINPVIASTRSGGPIAAAYATVRHLGDDGYLRLAAVTRDAVAGLADAVRAVDGLRLMAEPESTVVCFTATEGGPDLFVLVDELTARGWHTQPQLSYAGLPASVHLTVTAAVAPRVAEFGPDLTDAVAAARSAGPVRLPAELTALVGALTPEALTPDLVVGLAAGLGLGGEPGSDAGPLPERMALVNTLLDAAPSALRERLLVEFVSLLQRPTWAPS; translated from the coding sequence ATGATCGACGAGAACAGGGTTGAGGCAGGGGCGCTTTCCGCCGCCGGGGTTCCCGCCGAACGAGTTCTTGAGGAGGTTCGGCAGTTGCGGGGCGCGGACCGGCCCACCCACGGGGGACGGCTGTTCGCGTACGTCTACGACCCGGCGGTGCCCGGGCTGGACGAGCTGGCCGCCAGCGCCCACCGGGAGAGCGCGCACGTCAACGGGTTGGACCCGACCGCGTTCCCGTCCCTGCTGGCCATGGAGAACGCGCTCGTCGGCGCCGCCGGCCGGGTGCTGGGCGCCGGCCCGGGCACCACCGCCCCGGACGTCGTCGGCAGCGTCACCAGCGGCGGCACCGAGTCGCTGATCCTCGCCGTCAAGGCGGCCCGGGACGCCCACCCGGAGATCACCGAACCCCGGATCCTGGTGCCGTCGAGCGCGCACGCGGCATTCGCCAAGGCGGCGCACTACCTGCGGGTGGCGCTGGACGTCGTGCCGGTCTCCCCGGACACGCTGCGTCCCGACCCGGCCGCGATGGCCGCCGCGATCCGCCCGGAGACGGTGCTGGTCGCCTGCTCCGCGCCGTCGTACGCGCACGGCGTGGTGGACCCGGTCACGCAGATCGCGGCCGCCGCGGCCGAGGCCGGGGTGCGCTGCCACGTGGACGCCTGCTTCGGCGGCTGGACGCTGCCGTACCTGCGCCGCCTCGGGGAGCCGGTGCCGGCGTTCGACTTCGCGGTGCCCGGGGTCACCTCCATCTCGGTCGACCTGCACAAGTACGCGTACGCGCCGAAGGGGGTGTCGGTGCTGCTGCACCGCGACGCCACCCTGCGCGCCCCGCAGTACTTCGCGTACGCCGACTGGCCCGGCTACACGATGATCAACCCGGTGATCGCATCCACCCGCTCGGGCGGGCCGATCGCCGCCGCGTACGCCACAGTGCGGCACCTCGGCGACGACGGTTACCTGCGGCTGGCCGCCGTCACCCGCGACGCGGTCGCCGGCCTGGCCGACGCGGTCCGTGCCGTCGACGGGTTGCGGCTGATGGCCGAACCCGAGTCGACGGTGGTCTGCTTCACCGCCACCGAGGGTGGCCCCGACCTGTTCGTCCTGGTCGACGAGCTGACCGCCCGGGGCTGGCACACCCAACCCCAGCTCTCGTACGCCGGTCTGCCCGCCAGCGTGCACCTCACGGTGACCGCCGCTGTCGCGCCCCGGGTCGCCGAGTTCGGGCCGGACCTCACCGACGCGGTGGCCGCGGCCAGGTCCGCCGGCCCGGTGCGGCTGCCCGCCGAGCTGACAGCCCTGGTCGGTGCCCTGACTCCCGAGGCGCTCACCCCGGACCTGGTCGTCGGCCTGGCCGCCGGCCTCGGTCTGGGCGGCGAGCCGGGGTCGGACGCGGGGCCACTCCCGGAGCGGATGGCGCTTGTGAACACGCTGCTCGACGCCGCGCCATCGGCGTTGCGCGAGCGGTTGCTCGTGGAATTCGTCAGCCTGCTCCAGCGCCCCACCTGGGCGCCCAGCTGA